TACGAAGGTCGAGTGCGCGGTCGAGGACGTCTCGGTCGACCGGGGCGACATCGAACAGGCCCAGGAGATCCCGCACCAGCGTCACCGCCCGCCGACTCCCGAAGCTCTTGGCGGCGATGTGGTGGATGGTGGTCGCCGTCGTCGCGCAGATCATGCCCTCGATACGCCCGTTGTCGACCAGAGCGAAGAGCTTGGACGCGACGTCCACGTGCGGCTCCCTGTCAAGGAGGACGTCAAGCACGACATCCGTGTCGAAGACCACCCTCACCGGTACTTCTCCTCGAGGTGCCGGCGGTAGTCCTCCTCCGACACGGTGGCTCCCTTCAGGGATCCGATCATCGCGCGCACGCGGGGCGTCAGCTCGGTTCCCGGGACGTCCACGTCCGCCTCGATCAGTTCGAAGTAGTCCGCTACGAGCTGCGAGACGGACTTGCCTGACCGGTCCGAGTAGCGCTTCGCCTTGCTGACGAGGCGGTCGTCGAGACGTAGCGTCAGTTTCGTGTGCATCGCCTGCCTCCTGACGTACAAACCCTAACCCGATTATACGTCACCCGGGCGTTCAGGCAAACCGCCCGCTACCGCGTCGCCCACTCCCAGAGCCGGCGCGCGAAGCGCCTCAGCTCCCGCGCTCCCCGAAGCGCTTCATAGACGCGCGTGTGGTCCAGCCGCAGGTACTCGTGCGCCAGCGCGTTGCGCAGCCCGCTCGCCGCGACGAGCGCCCGGCCGAGCTCCTCCTCGACGATGCCGAGGCGGACCAGCGCCTCGATCGCGTCGCCGTACGTCTCGATCGGGCGCGCTCCCTGCGTCACCGCGACGTGCGCGGCCGCGTCGAGCATCGCCTGCAGCGCGATGAACAGGCGGTGCTCGAGCTCGTAGCGGAGGCTCTCCGCCTCCTGCGAGGCGTACTCAGTAGCCGACGCCGGAAGCCTCGCGGCGATCGCATCCGTCTCCACGACCACCCTGTCGAGCCGCTCGCGCAGCGCCTCCCTGTCGAGCTCCCTCACAGCCCCAGCCTCTCGCTAAGTCGCCGGTCGAGCATCCTCGAGACCTCGCGGAAGTCCGAGTACTCGCGCATGGCCGCGATCTCGGCCTCCGCCGCCGCCCGGCTGCGCTCCCCGTACACGCGGCTCCCCCGCACCACCGCGCGGTGCGTCAGCGGCACGCCGGCATCGGGCAGCACCGCCACATCCACACGCTGTACGCCGAGGACACCCGGCAGCCGGCTCATCAGGTCGGACCGCAGCGCCCAGCGCGCCTCGGCGTCCCGCTCGCCGGCCGGCAGCACGGCGACGTCGACGTCGGATACGGGTCCCGCCGTCCCCTCCCCCACGCTCCCGAACACCCACGCCGCCTCGACGTCGTCGCGCGCGGAGAAGAACGCGCGCAGCAGCGCCTCGACGGACGCGAGATCCAAGCGGCCTTCGGCTCCGCGCCGCGGCTCGGCCACCGGCGCGTAGGGAGCGACCGCCTCCCGCGCCATCCCCCCCTCGGTGAACGAAGTGAGGGCCTCAGCGATCAGGGCGCTGCGCGTGTATCGGTGCCGGCGGGCGTACTCGTCGGCAGAAGCGAGGATGTCCTCGGGAAGGGTGATGTTGATGCGCTTGTACACGCATCGAGTCTAGCATGAGTGTGTATCGGTGTGTATCGGCGACAATGCTCTGAACATTCTCTCATCGCACACTCTTCGCGTTCAGCCGCCCGAGGAGTCAGACCCCGGTAAGCCCTCCCCGCTACCCTCGGCCCCGTGCCGCACTCCGCCGACATCCCGCCTGCCGCCGGAACCGCCGGGCCCTCCACGCCCGCCGGGCCCGCCGACCTCACCTTCGCCGAGGCCTGGAAGCTGTGGCTCGCCTACCGGTCCTCGGGCGCCCGGCCGCTGCGCGCTTCCACGCGCGCGGACTACGAGAGCGCCTACCGGAGGCATCTCGCGCCCGCGTTCGCCGCCGTGCCGCTGTGCGCGATCGACGGCATGGCCGTCGCGCGGCTCTCGATCGCGCTGGGCACCGGCGGGCTTACGGCCAAGCGCGTCTCCAACATCCTCGTGCCGCTTCGCGCCTGCCTGCGCTGGCACCACCGCATCGGGACGCTTCCAGCCGACCCCTCCCCCTGGTTCGAGGCCTCCGCCCGGCCCGCGGACGAGCGGTGCGTTCTCACGCCGGTGCAGGTCGAGGCGCTGCTCGCAGCCCTGCCGCCGTTCTACCGCCCCATGGTCGCCTTCGCGGCGGGCGTGGGCGTGCGGGCCGGCGAGCTGCGAGCGCTCACCTGGCACGACCTCGACCTGTCCGCGCGCACCGCGCGCATCGACAAGTCCTTCTACCGCGACCGGCTGCAGCGCTGTACCAAGACCGGCGCGGGCCGCACCGTCCCGCTGCCGCCGCACGTCGTCGAGACGCTCCTCGACTGGGGGGCGCACTGCCCGCGAAGCGATCCGGCGCTCGTCTTCCCGCGGCCCAACGGGGCGCCGCTGGACCTCGACACCTTCCGCGCCCGCGTCTTCAAGCCCGCCGTCGCACGCGCGGGACTGCCGGCGAGGTTGCGCTTCCACGACCTGCGTCACACGAGCGCGACGCTGTACCTGCGATCCGGAGCGACGGTGCGAGAGGTGATGGAGATCCACGGCTGGACCCAGATGCAGACGGCGATGCGCTACCTGCACGCCGGAGACGGTCTCGCCGAGGCCGCCGAGCGGTTCTCGAGAGCGCGAGCGGATGCGCTTCGCGCCGCCTCCGGAAGCCGAACTTGGGAAAGACACAAGTTGCCCACAAGTGGAAGGTAGGATGACGGCGCCGACAGCTGAGGGCGCGCCGCACGAGAACGCCTGGTGAGAGGGACGTGCGGTTGGAAGGTACAGGCAGTACCTGGTATGATTGTTCATTGCACCGCCGGCGTTGGCCGGTGACGACGGACGCGGCGCGACTGGAAGGGATCTATGCGAACCGGGTTCCTCAGGGGTAGCGCGACCAGGACGGTCTCGATCGCCCTGCTGGTGTCGCTGACCCTCGGCACGATCCCGGCCTTCGCCGAGCCCACCGCCTCGGTCACCGCCACGACCACGCCGGAGCCTCCGGCGCCCAAGCCCGCGCCCCAGCCGCCCGGCGGCGGCTCCACCCCCGCTCCCTCCCCGAGCACGCCGCCGCCTTCGCCCTCGCCGAGCACCCCGGCGCCGGACAGCGGCACCCGCAGGGCTCCCGAGGACCCCTCGGCACTGCCGGTGCCCGAGGACGAGCAGACCAGGGAGTTCCGCGAGGAGTTGGCCAGGCGCCAGGCGCGCCTGGACGAGTTCATGGCGCAGCTCGACGAGCTCGACCGCGAGCTGGCGCTGGCCGCCGAGGCCTACAACGAGGCCGTCGACCGGCTGCGCGCCACCGAGAAGCGCCTGGAGCTGAGCGAGGAGGACCTCGAGAAGGCCAAGCAGGCCTTCGACATCCAGAACGAGCTGCTCGAGGCCCGCGCCAAGACGATCTACCGCGGGGGCGGCACCGGCTTCGCGGCCATCGAGGTGCTGCTGGCCTCCAAGTCCGTCGGCGACTTCTTCGCGCGGTTGCGCTTCCTCAACCAGATCGGCGTCAAGGACGCCGAGGTCGCGGCGATGCTGCAAGCCCAGAAGGATCAGATCGAGGCATACACGCGCGACCTCAAGGACGCCGAGACGCTGGCCCAGGCGCTCGAGTTCGATCTTAAGGCCCGCCAGCTCGAGATCATGATGCGCATCCAGGAACGCCAGGAGATGCTCGCCGGCGCCCAGGCCGACCTGCTCGAGCTGCTGGATGCCGAGGCCGCCCGCCGTCAGCTCGCCGACATCGCGCTGCTGCAGCAGATCCTCGCCAGCGCCGAGAAGATGGGCGTGGACGTCTCGCCGGGCAGCCCCGTGGAGACCGCGCTGGCCTACCACGGCGTCCCGTACCTGTGGGGAGGCGAGACGCCTGCCGGCTTCGACTGCTCGGGCCTGATCCTTTACGTCTTCCGCCAGCACGGCGTCACGCTGCCGCACTACTCGGGCAGCCAGTTCGCGCTGGGCACGCCGGTCCTGCCCACCGACCTGCACGCCAACGACGTGGTCTTCTTCGGCAACCCGATCCACCACGTCGGCCTCTACATCGGCGGCGGCTACTTCCTGCACGCGCCGAGGACCGGCGACTTCGTCAAGGTGAGCCGGCTGGCCGAGCGCCTCGACTACGCGGGAGCGCGCCGCTACGCGTGGCAGCCCCGCCTCGGCGCGCCGATCGGCATCTCACAGATCCCCGCCAACGCCAACCACACCACCGGCGTGCAGCTGACGCCGTGAGGCGATTCCTGACCGAGTGCCTGGACGCGGCCACCGCCGCCGGGGCCGCCTATGCCGACGTGAGGGTCGTGCAGACCGAGCAGGAGAACGTCTCGGTCCGTTCGGGACGCGTCGACGCGATCGGATCCGCCGCCTCGGTCGGCTTCGGCGTGCGCGTCATCGCCGACGGGGCCTGGGGCTTCTCCTCCTCGGCGGAGATGACCGAGGCCGAGGCCGTGCGCGTGGCGCGCGCGGCGGTCGCCATCGCCAAGGCCTCCGCCGGCGTGGGCGGCAGGCGCGTCGCGCTCGCGCCGGTCGAGGCGTACGAGGACGCCTGGGAGTCGGCCTGCGAGGTCGACCCGTTCGCGGTGAGCCTGGAGGACAAGCTCGCGGTGCTGCTCGCGGCCGACGAGGCGCTGCGCGGGCAGGAGGCGGTCAAGGTCTCGCGCGCCCACATGGACTTCCAGCGGGTGCACAAGCACTTCGCCTCCACGCTGGGCAGCTTCATCGAGCAGCGCACCACGCACAGCGGCGGCGGCATCGTGGCCTACGCGGTGGCCGAGGGCGAGGTGCTGCCGCGCAGCTACCCGAACTCGCACGGGGGCGGCTGGGCGCAGGCCGGCTACGAGTTCGTGCGCGGGCTGGACCTCGTCGGCAACGCTCCTCGGGTGGCCGAGGAGGCCGCGGCGCTGCTGTCCGCCGAGGAGTGCCCGAGCGGCGTCACCACGCTCATCGTCGACGGCAGCCAGCTGGGGCTGCAGGTGCACGAGTCGATCGGGCACCCTAGCGAGCTGGACCGCGTGCTGGGCGACGAGGCCGCCTTCGCGGGCACGTCCTTCCTGAGCACGGAGGACCTCGGCTCCCTTCGCTACGGCTCCGAGCACGTCACCGTCACCGCCGACGCCACCGTGCCCGGCTCGCTGGGCTCCTTCGCCTACGACGACGAGGGTGTGCCGGCGCAGCGCGACCACATCGTGGACCGGGGGCTGTTCGCGGGCTTCCTCTCGAGCCGCGAGAGCGCGCCGGCCATCGGGCGGGCGAGCAACGGCTGCATGCGCGCCGACGGCTGGAACCGCATCCCGCTCGTCCGGATGACGACGGTGAGCCTCGAGCCGGGCCAGTGGAGCCTGCCGGATCTCATCGCCGACACACAAGACGGCCTCTACGTCGAGACCAACAACTCGTGGTCCATCGACGACAAGCGCCTGAACTTCCAGTTCGCCTGCGAGATCGGCTGGCTGGTCGAGAGCGGCAGGCTCACGCGGATGGTGAAGAAGCCCAACTACACCGGCATCACGCCGAGGTTCTGGAACGCCTGCGACGCGGTGTGCTCGCGGGAGCACTGGCGCGTGTGGGGGCTCGCGAACTGCGGCAAGGGCGAGCCGATGCAGGTCGCCCACGTGGCGCATGGCGCCGCGCCCGCCCGCTTCCGCGACGTGCAGGTGGGGGTGGGCAGATGAGCGAGCGCTTCGACGAGGCACGGATCGCGGAGCTGGCCGCCTCGACGGTGCGGGCGACGCGGGCGGAGCAGGCCGAGGCGATCGTGCTGGCCTCTTCCTCGGCGTACACGCGCTTCGCGGGCAACCGCATCCACCAGAACGTCGAGGAGCGCGACGTCCAGGTCTCGGTGCGCGCCGTGCTCGGCAAGAGGCAGGGCGTGGCGGCCACGAACCGCGTCGACGAGGACGGGTTGCGCGAGGCCTGCGAGCGCGCGGTGGCCTTCGCGCGGCTCGCGCCGGAGGACGAAGGCTTCCCCGGGCTCCCGGGTCCGGAGCCGATCGAGCGCGTCGAGCGCTTCTCGGCGGCCACCGAGGGGTTCGGCCCCGAGGAGCGGGCGCGTGCGGTGGCCGGCATCGTCGCGCAGTCCGCCGAACGCGGGCTGACCGCTGCCGGGACGGTGCAGCGCGAGGTGCGCGTGGTCGCGGTCGCCAATTCGCTGGGCGTCTCCACCTCGGCGCCGCTGACCGACGTGCGAGCGACCGTGCTCTCCATGGGGACCGCCGGCGGGTCGGGCTGGGCGTCGTTCACCGGCAGCGATGCCGCCGGCCTCGCGCCCGAGGCCCTCGGCGCCCAGGCGGCCGACCTCGCCTCGCGCTCCGAGGAGCCCGGCGACCTCGCCCCCGGCCGCTACACGGTCCTGCTCGCTCCCGAGGCGGTCTCGACGATCCTGCAGTTCCTCGCCTACACCGGCTTCTCGGCGAAGTCCGTCGAGGAGGGCAGCTCGTTCATGACCGGCCGGCTCGGCGAGCGCGTGATGTCGGAGACCGTGACGATCGCCGACGACGCGCTCGCGCCCGAGGCACTCGGCGCGACCTTCGACTTCGAGGGCGTGCCGAAGCGCCGCACGCCCCTGGTGGAGCGCGGCGTGGCCGTCGCACCGGTGACGGACTCGTACTGGGCCGCCCGCACGGGCCGGAAGAACACCGGGCACGCGCTGCCGGCTCCGAACGCGTTCGGCCCCTACCCCCTCAACCTCGAGATGGCGCCCGGCGAGACCACCGAGGACGCCTTGCTGGCCTCGGTCGACCGCGGCGTCTACGTCACGCGCTTCCACTACGTCAACGTCGAGGACCCGGTCAAGGTCCTGCTGACCGGCATGACCCGCGACGGGACCTTCCTCATCGAGGGCGGCGCCCTGACGCGCCCGTTGAAGAACCTGCGGTTCACGCAGGGCGTGATCGAGGCGCTCGGCGAGGTCGCCGGCATCGGCGACGTACGCCAGCACGTGGGGGAGGCCGGCGAGTCGGCACTCGTGCCGGCGCTGCTGCTGGACGGGTTCGAGTTCACCGGCCAGACCAGCTAGCCCTCCGGCACGTCCCGCCGCCTGCGCCGCCGGCCGCGCTCCCGCCGTCACCGCGCTCCTCGCCGCCGCACGCCCGAGACGCTCCAAGGCCCCGGCGCTTCCGCCGAGGCCTTGGGGTGGGACGCGGTTCCCGAGTGGAGGGGCGCCACCGGATGGGAACCGCGTCCATCAGGCACCTTTGTCCTGACAATCTCGTTATCGGGCACTGTGACCTGGCACTTTAGCGACATCGCGCGGTGTGACACCGGTCACATCGGACGGGCGCGGACGCGCGGCGGGGACCGCGGAGGCGGCGTGCACGGGAGGCCGGCGGCGGGGACCGAAGCGAACACTCCGCAGCCGGGGAGGGCGGCGAAGCCGCCAGGGGGCCCCGGCGAGGACCGTGAGCGCAGCGTCCCCGCCGCCGGCCCACCCCGGCGGGGACCGTGAGCGCAGTGTCCCCGCCGCCGGCCCGACGGACGCTACCGCTTCTCCTGCGCCGCGATGATCTCCTTGACCTTCATCAGCCGCGTCAGGTTTCCGCGCTCCGCCTCCTCCAGCTTCATCTGGATGGAGCGGATGGTCTCCTGCAGCTGGGGGATGAGCACGTGCTCGAGCGCGTTGACGCGGCGGCGGGTGCGCTCGATCTCCCCGGCGAGCAGCTCGATGGCCTTCTCGCGCTCGGCCAGCTCGACCAGCCTGGGCGCGACGGCCGCGAGGCGGTCCAGCGCCACGTCGAGCACGGCGGGCGTGCTCAGCAGCGAATAGCCGCCCGGCACGCGCAGCGGCGCCAGCGTGAAGACCGGGATGCGCACGCTCATCAGGCTGCGCTCGGTCACGGTCAGCACGTCGGCGGGCTCGCCGGAGGACAGCGCCTGGGCCAGCAGCGCCCGGCCGGTCTCGCCCCGCGCGACCGCGATCCAGCCGTACGCCGCGTTCAGCTCGCGTTCGACGTCGCGGCGCAGCCTGCTCGTCTCCCCGACGCGCTCGAGGAACTCCTTCATCAGCTCGTCGAGCTTGTCCTTGAGCAGCTTGTGGCCGCGCTGCGCCACGGCGGTGCGCCGGCGCAGCTTGAGCAGCTCCATGCGGTTGGGGTTGACGCGCAGCGCCGGCATCAGCGCCTCCCCCTTCTCGGACAGCGGCTCACGGCCGGGTCACCCGCCACAGCGCGTAGGCCAGGATGCCGAGGACCGCGAGGTAGTTGAGCACGCGGATCGCGGTCACCGTCCTGTTCGGACGCAAGCCCAGGCGCCGCAACGCACGCTGCCCGATGAGCTGCAGCACGGCCAGCACCAGCAGCAGCGCCGCGACGGCCAGCCAAGCCACCGGGCTCACGCACTACGCCCCCTCGGTCGATATCGTGCCCTCGGCCAGCGTGCCGGTGGCCGGGCCGACGAGTTGCGAGGGGTACTCGAGCCCCTCGGCGCCGTGCTTGGTCGGCAGGTAGCGCTCGACGTACTCGTCCTTGATGCGCTTGAGCTCGGTCACCGGCAGCATCGCGGCGAGCTCCCAGCCTATCCGCAGGGTCTCGGCAACGTCGCGGTCCTCGTGCTCGCCCTGGGCGATGAAGCGCTCCTCGAACGCGTCGGCGAAGCTCGAGAACGCCTTGTCGGTATCGGAGAGCGCCGCCTCACCGAGGATGACCGCCAGCTCCTTGGCCTGGATGCCGCGCGCGTACGCGCCGAAGAGCTGGTTGGACAGGTCGGCGTGATCCTCGCGGGTCTTGCCGGGGCCGATGCCCTTCTGCTTGAGGCGCGAGAGCGACGGCAGGACCGCCACCGGCGGGTAGACGCCGCGGCGGTGCAGGCTGCGGTCCAGGATGATCTGGCCCTCGGTGATGTAGCCGGTCAGGTCGGGGATCGGGTGGGTCTTGTCGTCCTCGGGCATGGTGAGGATCGGTATCTGCGTGATGGAGCCGGCGCGGCCCTTCACGCGCCCGGCGCGCTCGTAGATGGTCGCCAGGTCGGTGTACATGTAGCCGGGGAAGCCGCGGCGCCCGGGGACCTCCTTGCGCGCGGCGGAGACCTCGCGCAGCGCCTCGGCGTAGTAGCTCATGTCGGTCAGGATGACCAGCACGTGCATGTCGAGCTCGTAGGCGAGGTACTCGGCGGTGGTCAGCGCCATGCGCGGCGTGGCGATGCGCTCCACGGCCGGATCGTCGGCGAGGTTGAGGAAGAGCACGGCGCGCTCGATCGCCTCGGTGTTGCGGAACTCGCTGATGAAGAAGTCGGCGTCCTCGAAGGTGATGCCCATCGCCGCGAACACCACGGCGAAGGCGCCGGGGACCTTGCTCCCCGCGCGCTGCGCGTCGTCGCTGCGCTCCAGCACGCCGGACTGCCGCGCGATCTGGGCGGCGAGCTGGTTGTGCGGCAGGCCGGAACCCGAGAAGATCGGCAGCTTCTGCCCGCGCACCAGCGGGTTGAGCCCGTCGATGGAGCTGACGCCGGTCTGGATGAAGTCGTCGGGGAAGTCGCGCGCGGTCGGGTTGATGGGGCTGCCGTAGATGGAGCGCCGGTCCTCGGCGATGATCTCGGGCCCGCCGTCGCGCGGGCGGCCCAGGCCGTCGAAGACGCGGCCGAGCATGTCGCGGCTCACCCCGAGGGTGAGCCCGCGGCCCAGGAAGCGCACCTTGGTCTGCGACGGGTTCGAGCCGCGCGTGCCGGCGAAGGCCTGCACGAGCGCGACGTCCTCGGTGACCTCCAGCACGTTACCGAGGCTCTGCGTGCCGTCGGGGAACTCGAGCTCCACGAGCTCGCCGTAGGCGACGCCGGACACGTCCTCCACCAGCAGCAGCGGGCCGACGATGTCCCGGGTGGTCATGTACTCGCGTTCCATCTACGCCTCCCCCCCGGCCATCGCGTAGGCCTCTTCGGTCCCGGGGCCCACGACCTGCGTGTCGATGTCGGAGGAGATCTCGGCGAAGAGCCGCTCGGCCTCGTCCTCCTCGGCGTACTTGAAGCGCGCGATGCGCTCGCGCACCGGAGCCGCGAAGATCTCCGCCAGCGCGGCGCCGCCCGCCTGCGCCTCGATCGCCTTGACGTGGAAGCGCAGGATGAGCTCCAGCAGCCTGTCCTGCTTGGCCAGCGACGTGAACTGGTCGTCGTCGCGGAAGGCGTTCTGCTGCAGGAAGTCCTCGCGGATCGACTTGGCGACCTCCATGATGATCTGCTCCTCCGCGGACAACGCCTCGACGCCCACGAGCCGGGCGATCTCCACCAGCTCGCTCTCGCGCTGCAGGATCGCCATGCACTCGTCGCGCCGCCGGCGGTAGGCCGGCGAGACCTGCTGCGACCAGTATGCCGAGACCTTGTCCAGATACAGGGAGTAGGAGACGAGCCAGTTGATCGCTGGGAAGTGCCGCTCGTACGCCAGGCGGTCCTCCAGCGCCCAGAAGGTCTTCACGACCCGCAGCGTGTTCTGCACGACCGGCTCGGACAGGTCGCCGCCGGGCGGCGAGACCGACCCGATGACGGTGACGGAGCCGAGGCGCTCGTGGCCGTCGGCGGGCGAGGCGTCGTAGACGCGCTCGCCGTCCTCGGCCTCGTGGCGCTCGTGACCCGGCACCGGGCCGCCGAGGCACACCACGCGCCCGGCCCGCTCGTAGAAGGCCGCCAGCCGGGTGCCGAGGTAGGCCGGGAAGCCCTCCTCGCCGGGCATCTCCTCGAGGCGCCCGGAGATCTCGCGCATCGCCTCGGCCCAGCGCGACGTGGAGTCGGCCTGCAGCACGACGTTGTAGCCCATGTCGCGGAAGTACTCGG
This Coriobacteriia bacterium DNA region includes the following protein-coding sequences:
- a CDS encoding V-type ATP synthase subunit D, translating into MPALRVNPNRMELLKLRRRTAVAQRGHKLLKDKLDELMKEFLERVGETSRLRRDVERELNAAYGWIAVARGETGRALLAQALSSGEPADVLTVTERSLMSVRIPVFTLAPLRVPGGYSLLSTPAVLDVALDRLAAVAPRLVELAEREKAIELLAGEIERTRRRVNALEHVLIPQLQETIRSIQMKLEEAERGNLTRLMKVKEIIAAQEKR
- a CDS encoding C40 family peptidase; the encoded protein is MRTGFLRGSATRTVSIALLVSLTLGTIPAFAEPTASVTATTTPEPPAPKPAPQPPGGGSTPAPSPSTPPPSPSPSTPAPDSGTRRAPEDPSALPVPEDEQTREFREELARRQARLDEFMAQLDELDRELALAAEAYNEAVDRLRATEKRLELSEEDLEKAKQAFDIQNELLEARAKTIYRGGGTGFAAIEVLLASKSVGDFFARLRFLNQIGVKDAEVAAMLQAQKDQIEAYTRDLKDAETLAQALEFDLKARQLEIMMRIQERQEMLAGAQADLLELLDAEAARRQLADIALLQQILASAEKMGVDVSPGSPVETALAYHGVPYLWGGETPAGFDCSGLILYVFRQHGVTLPHYSGSQFALGTPVLPTDLHANDVVFFGNPIHHVGLYIGGGYFLHAPRTGDFVKVSRLAERLDYAGARRYAWQPRLGAPIGISQIPANANHTTGVQLTP
- a CDS encoding DUF86 domain-containing protein — encoded protein: MRELDREALRERLDRVVVETDAIAARLPASATEYASQEAESLRYELEHRLFIALQAMLDAAAHVAVTQGARPIETYGDAIEALVRLGIVEEELGRALVAASGLRNALAHEYLRLDHTRVYEALRGARELRRFARRLWEWATR
- a CDS encoding type II toxin-antitoxin system HicB family antitoxin gives rise to the protein MYKRINITLPEDILASADEYARRHRYTRSALIAEALTSFTEGGMAREAVAPYAPVAEPRRGAEGRLDLASVEALLRAFFSARDDVEAAWVFGSVGEGTAGPVSDVDVAVLPAGERDAEARWALRSDLMSRLPGVLGVQRVDVAVLPDAGVPLTHRAVVRGSRVYGERSRAAAEAEIAAMREYSDFREVSRMLDRRLSERLGL
- a CDS encoding PIN domain-containing protein — protein: MRVVFDTDVVLDVLLDREPHVDVASKLFALVDNGRIEGMICATTATTIHHIAAKSFGSRRAVTLVRDLLGLFDVAPVDRDVLDRALDLRMTDYEDAVLHESAQAAGATAVVTRDGLDFAQATMPVLAPLELLAAIAAKGA
- a CDS encoding V-type ATP synthase subunit B, which codes for MEREYMTTRDIVGPLLLVEDVSGVAYGELVELEFPDGTQSLGNVLEVTEDVALVQAFAGTRGSNPSQTKVRFLGRGLTLGVSRDMLGRVFDGLGRPRDGGPEIIAEDRRSIYGSPINPTARDFPDDFIQTGVSSIDGLNPLVRGQKLPIFSGSGLPHNQLAAQIARQSGVLERSDDAQRAGSKVPGAFAVVFAAMGITFEDADFFISEFRNTEAIERAVLFLNLADDPAVERIATPRMALTTAEYLAYELDMHVLVILTDMSYYAEALREVSAARKEVPGRRGFPGYMYTDLATIYERAGRVKGRAGSITQIPILTMPEDDKTHPIPDLTGYITEGQIILDRSLHRRGVYPPVAVLPSLSRLKQKGIGPGKTREDHADLSNQLFGAYARGIQAKELAVILGEAALSDTDKAFSSFADAFEERFIAQGEHEDRDVAETLRIGWELAAMLPVTELKRIKDEYVERYLPTKHGAEGLEYPSQLVGPATGTLAEGTISTEGA
- a CDS encoding site-specific integrase, coding for MPHSADIPPAAGTAGPSTPAGPADLTFAEAWKLWLAYRSSGARPLRASTRADYESAYRRHLAPAFAAVPLCAIDGMAVARLSIALGTGGLTAKRVSNILVPLRACLRWHHRIGTLPADPSPWFEASARPADERCVLTPVQVEALLAALPPFYRPMVAFAAGVGVRAGELRALTWHDLDLSARTARIDKSFYRDRLQRCTKTGAGRTVPLPPHVVETLLDWGAHCPRSDPALVFPRPNGAPLDLDTFRARVFKPAVARAGLPARLRFHDLRHTSATLYLRSGATVREVMEIHGWTQMQTAMRYLHAGDGLAEAAERFSRARADALRAASGSRTWERHKLPTSGR
- a CDS encoding antitoxin, encoding MHTKLTLRLDDRLVSKAKRYSDRSGKSVSQLVADYFELIEADVDVPGTELTPRVRAMIGSLKGATVSEEDYRRHLEEKYR
- a CDS encoding TldD/PmbA family protein, with the protein product MSERFDEARIAELAASTVRATRAEQAEAIVLASSSAYTRFAGNRIHQNVEERDVQVSVRAVLGKRQGVAATNRVDEDGLREACERAVAFARLAPEDEGFPGLPGPEPIERVERFSAATEGFGPEERARAVAGIVAQSAERGLTAAGTVQREVRVVAVANSLGVSTSAPLTDVRATVLSMGTAGGSGWASFTGSDAAGLAPEALGAQAADLASRSEEPGDLAPGRYTVLLAPEAVSTILQFLAYTGFSAKSVEEGSSFMTGRLGERVMSETVTIADDALAPEALGATFDFEGVPKRRTPLVERGVAVAPVTDSYWAARTGRKNTGHALPAPNAFGPYPLNLEMAPGETTEDALLASVDRGVYVTRFHYVNVEDPVKVLLTGMTRDGTFLIEGGALTRPLKNLRFTQGVIEALGEVAGIGDVRQHVGEAGESALVPALLLDGFEFTGQTS
- a CDS encoding TldD/PmbA family protein, which translates into the protein MRRFLTECLDAATAAGAAYADVRVVQTEQENVSVRSGRVDAIGSAASVGFGVRVIADGAWGFSSSAEMTEAEAVRVARAAVAIAKASAGVGGRRVALAPVEAYEDAWESACEVDPFAVSLEDKLAVLLAADEALRGQEAVKVSRAHMDFQRVHKHFASTLGSFIEQRTTHSGGGIVAYAVAEGEVLPRSYPNSHGGGWAQAGYEFVRGLDLVGNAPRVAEEAAALLSAEECPSGVTTLIVDGSQLGLQVHESIGHPSELDRVLGDEAAFAGTSFLSTEDLGSLRYGSEHVTVTADATVPGSLGSFAYDDEGVPAQRDHIVDRGLFAGFLSSRESAPAIGRASNGCMRADGWNRIPLVRMTTVSLEPGQWSLPDLIADTQDGLYVETNNSWSIDDKRLNFQFACEIGWLVESGRLTRMVKKPNYTGITPRFWNACDAVCSREHWRVWGLANCGKGEPMQVAHVAHGAAPARFRDVQVGVGR